One genomic region from Muriicola soli encodes:
- the hemB gene encoding porphobilinogen synthase yields the protein MYPLRRNRILRSNPSIRKMVRETTLQAEDFLVPLFVTEGNGIREEIPSMPSYYRLSLDHLEKEVKELWNMGLCSVLLFVKIPDNLKDNTGAEALNTHGLMQRAIKTVKNACPDMLVMTDVALDPYSSFGHDGIVANGQILNDATNAVLAEMSVSHALAGADFVAPSDMMDGRIKIIREALEDEELTSTGIMSYAAKYASGFYGPFRDALESAPVASKNAPKDKQTYQMDPGNRLEAIKEAEMDIDEGADIIMVKPGLCYLDIVRDLREAVDVPLAVYQVSGEYAMLKAAAEKGWLDHDAVMLEQLISIKRAGANIIASYFAKEAVPLLG from the coding sequence ATGTACCCACTTAGAAGAAATAGAATTTTACGCAGCAATCCGTCCATAAGAAAGATGGTCAGGGAAACAACCTTACAGGCTGAGGATTTTTTGGTTCCGCTATTTGTGACGGAAGGTAATGGTATCAGGGAAGAAATTCCTTCTATGCCCTCGTATTACAGATTAAGCCTTGACCATCTTGAAAAAGAAGTAAAGGAATTGTGGAATATGGGCTTGTGTTCCGTGTTGCTTTTTGTAAAAATTCCGGATAATCTCAAGGATAATACTGGTGCAGAAGCTCTAAATACGCACGGACTTATGCAGCGGGCTATTAAGACCGTGAAAAATGCCTGTCCCGATATGCTGGTAATGACCGATGTGGCTCTTGATCCCTATTCTTCCTTTGGGCATGATGGCATCGTTGCCAATGGACAGATCCTTAACGATGCAACGAACGCAGTACTAGCTGAAATGAGTGTTTCACATGCACTGGCAGGTGCTGATTTCGTAGCCCCCAGCGACATGATGGATGGCAGGATAAAAATTATACGGGAAGCTCTGGAGGATGAAGAGCTAACCAGTACAGGGATTATGAGCTATGCGGCAAAATACGCCAGTGGCTTTTATGGCCCATTTCGCGATGCTTTGGAATCTGCACCCGTGGCCTCCAAAAATGCTCCCAAGGACAAACAAACCTATCAGATGGATCCGGGAAACCGACTTGAAGCGATTAAAGAAGCCGAAATGGACATTGATGAAGGAGCCGATATCATTATGGTAAAACCCGGACTGTGTTATCTCGATATCGTAAGGGATTTGCGGGAGGCAGTTGACGTTCCCCTTGCAGTGTACCAGGTTTCGGGTGAATACGCCATGCTGAAAGCTGCAGCTGAAAAAGGCTGGTTAGACCATGACGCCGTAATGCTTGAACAACTCATCTCAATTAAAAGAGCAGGAGCTAATATTATAGCAAGTTATTTTGCCAAAGAGGCCGTACCACTGCTTGGTTAA
- a CDS encoding PhzF family phenazine biosynthesis protein, which yields MKTLKLYQIDAFAEKLFTGNPAAVCVLDSWLDEDLMQKIAMENNLAETAFVVHSGDQYQIRWFTPELEVDLCGHATLASAYVLFQYYNHESDLIRFQSERSGHLTVRREASGELTLDFPVDQLKEVPINEEITIALGAEPLSMYKGKTDYVLIYRNQEEITSMQPNFFLLDKIDARGIIVTAPGNEVDFVSRFFAPSCGIPEDPVTGSAHTSLTPYWAKSLGKENMLAKQLSQRGGTLKCALRGDRVLITGKAKPYLRGEIML from the coding sequence ATGAAAACACTGAAACTATACCAGATCGATGCCTTTGCAGAGAAATTATTCACAGGTAACCCCGCTGCAGTTTGTGTGCTTGATTCCTGGCTAGACGAAGACCTTATGCAAAAAATAGCCATGGAAAACAACCTGGCGGAGACTGCCTTTGTTGTGCATAGCGGGGATCAGTATCAGATTCGCTGGTTCACCCCCGAACTGGAAGTTGATCTGTGCGGACATGCCACCCTGGCCTCGGCTTATGTTCTTTTTCAATACTATAATCACGAATCTGATCTTATCCGATTTCAATCTGAGCGAAGCGGACATTTAACGGTCAGGAGAGAGGCTTCAGGTGAACTGACACTGGATTTTCCGGTTGATCAATTGAAGGAGGTTCCTATAAATGAAGAAATCACAATTGCCTTGGGTGCTGAGCCCCTTTCAATGTACAAGGGGAAAACGGATTATGTCCTGATCTACAGGAATCAGGAGGAGATAACCTCTATGCAACCCAACTTTTTTCTCCTGGATAAAATTGACGCGAGAGGTATCATCGTTACTGCTCCGGGGAATGAAGTTGATTTTGTGTCGAGGTTTTTTGCCCCCAGCTGCGGAATCCCTGAAGATCCGGTTACCGGATCAGCCCACACCAGCCTTACCCCATACTGGGCTAAAAGCTTAGGTAAGGAAAATATGTTGGCCAAACAACTCTCACAAAGAGGGGGTACATTGAAGTGTGCGTTAAGAGGAGATCGGGTACTGATCACAGGGAAAGCCAAACCCTATTTAAGGGGAGAGATTATGCTATAG
- the hemF gene encoding oxygen-dependent coproporphyrinogen oxidase codes for MKEKFYAYIQSLQDTICNKLEMIDGLASFQEDLWERPEGGGGRTRVIQNGRVFEKGGVNISAVHGALPDSMKAYFKVEQADFFACGLSLVLHPLNPMVPTVHANWRYFELYGKDGVIVDQWFGGGQDLTPYYLFEEDARHFHEVCKKACDQHHPEFYIRYKQKCDTYFWNTHREEARGVGGLFFDYCKPAEDFSLEQWYNFVTEVGDSFLPSYIPILKRRKELPFTPAQREWQEIRRGRYVEFNLVHDKGTLFGLKTNGRIESILMSLPPKVQWKYDHQPEKGSEESKLMEVLKSPRNWIAN; via the coding sequence ATGAAGGAAAAATTTTACGCTTACATACAATCACTTCAAGATACTATCTGCAACAAACTGGAAATGATAGACGGTTTGGCTTCTTTTCAAGAGGATCTATGGGAAAGACCTGAAGGAGGGGGAGGCAGAACACGTGTCATTCAGAATGGAAGGGTATTTGAAAAAGGAGGGGTAAATATCTCAGCGGTTCACGGTGCCCTACCAGACAGTATGAAAGCTTACTTTAAAGTAGAGCAAGCCGATTTCTTTGCTTGCGGCCTAAGTCTGGTCCTGCATCCTTTAAATCCTATGGTCCCCACTGTGCATGCCAATTGGCGATATTTTGAGCTTTATGGCAAGGACGGAGTGATCGTTGATCAGTGGTTTGGGGGAGGCCAGGACCTAACCCCCTATTATCTCTTTGAAGAGGACGCCCGACATTTTCACGAGGTTTGTAAAAAGGCTTGTGACCAACATCATCCGGAATTCTACATACGGTATAAGCAAAAATGCGATACATACTTCTGGAATACCCACAGAGAGGAAGCCAGGGGGGTGGGCGGACTATTCTTCGACTACTGTAAGCCTGCTGAAGATTTCTCTCTTGAACAGTGGTATAACTTTGTTACCGAGGTAGGGGATTCCTTTCTGCCTTCCTATATTCCTATTCTCAAACGCAGGAAAGAGCTGCCTTTTACCCCTGCGCAAAGAGAATGGCAGGAAATCAGAAGGGGGAGATATGTGGAATTCAACCTGGTGCACGACAAAGGCACCCTTTTTGGTCTGAAAACTAATGGCCGTATTGAAAGTATTCTAATGAGTCTTCCTCCTAAAGTGCAATGGAAATACGATCATCAGCCCGAGAAGGGAAGTGAGGAATCGAAACTAATGGAGGTCTTAAAATCCCCTAGAAACTGGATCGCCAACTAA
- a CDS encoding DUF6973 domain-containing protein, with protein sequence MKELWGVIRRAKPRQLGQLIVLCLSHFRFIWPTYKATKKTIAFANTHFGVSHRRNAPANAFRHALWNWLIAKGCYKRVKDKDKVLLWTEKITAMHEKILPGNTVSNAMDLHNNAVGRALFKSNSSSDIQSGVTLFLNLTERSVKVTSLEEINHMPATQLVHLLDPKS encoded by the coding sequence GTGAAAGAACTTTGGGGAGTCATAAGGCGGGCAAAACCAAGACAGTTGGGTCAGTTGATTGTACTGTGTCTGTCTCATTTCCGTTTTATCTGGCCCACTTATAAAGCGACAAAAAAGACAATTGCCTTCGCAAACACTCATTTTGGAGTGTCTCATCGCAGAAACGCTCCCGCAAATGCCTTCAGGCACGCCCTGTGGAACTGGCTTATCGCTAAAGGATGCTACAAAAGAGTAAAGGACAAGGACAAAGTACTTTTATGGACAGAGAAGATCACAGCAATGCATGAAAAAATCTTGCCTGGTAATACAGTCTCCAATGCCATGGATTTACATAATAACGCCGTTGGCAGAGCGCTTTTTAAATCAAATTCCAGCTCTGATATTCAGTCGGGAGTGACGCTTTTTCTCAATTTGACAGAACGCTCCGTAAAAGTAACCTCTCTGGAAGAGATCAATCATATGCCAGCGACGCAACTCGTACATTTACTAGACCCAAAATCATGA
- a CDS encoding uroporphyrinogen-III synthase, with protein MNPILSTRSLSDLQMKMLKKEGISVETYDAITVNLLNAQLPTNFRHYIFTSKNGVKGFLRNNKNDTSVQSEVACYCVGEKTSSLLREKGLKVIKMAENASKLGNFIVKQPEKGPFLIFTGNRNRPELREVFMRHHIKFEEIRVYETHLNPQIFSCHFECILFYSPSGIQSFLIENSAGNAKAICIGETTAREARKHFSTVWVANNPTTDSVLNKLIEIYPTIAIS; from the coding sequence ATGAACCCTATTCTTTCAACAAGAAGTCTGAGTGATTTACAGATGAAAATGCTGAAAAAAGAAGGTATCAGCGTAGAGACCTATGATGCTATCACTGTTAACCTACTCAATGCCCAACTTCCAACCAATTTCAGACACTATATTTTTACTTCAAAGAATGGGGTAAAGGGATTTCTTCGAAACAATAAGAATGACACCTCAGTTCAAAGCGAAGTGGCATGCTACTGTGTTGGGGAAAAGACCTCTTCTCTTCTAAGGGAAAAAGGCCTGAAAGTGATCAAAATGGCCGAAAATGCGTCGAAATTGGGTAATTTTATAGTAAAGCAACCCGAAAAAGGTCCGTTTTTGATTTTTACCGGGAATAGGAACAGACCTGAGCTCAGGGAGGTATTTATGCGTCATCATATCAAGTTTGAAGAAATTCGTGTGTACGAAACACATCTCAATCCCCAGATATTCTCCTGCCATTTTGAATGTATCTTGTTTTATAGTCCCAGTGGGATTCAGAGTTTTTTGATAGAAAATTCAGCCGGTAATGCTAAGGCAATCTGTATTGGGGAAACCACAGCAAGGGAAGCGCGAAAGCATTTTAGTACGGTCTGGGTTGCGAACAACCCAACTACAGATTCGGTACTGAACAAATTGATCGAAATTTATCCTACAATAGCAATATCATAA